A genome region from Alkalimarinus coralli includes the following:
- a CDS encoding alpha/beta hydrolase — protein MIQRTCTHIVALFVVLQLTACASPRADRNIYDSTITDNGIPQFSIRGERKVAWLERGDIEGFPVFYAHGNPGSRLELLFLDQKAQQYGIRLIVIDRPGLGQSDYIDNYGLLDFAKDIKQLADEKGIDEFGLLGWSSGGPPVLAVAHQYPERAKFVISISGYTNFGEFDQAQELMKDYDLRGPELSEERPKLFKQAIKLVRWTDMSLPNFYMKMAEKEMSAYDRTILEDKQVADLFMRNQQEALQQGVKGTIQDLEVQWSPWEFSLKEINVPAYVFQGQKDTFVPWRFAEHMATTIPNATLYIKPEAGHLIPLDPIFQDEIFSLMLQYVD, from the coding sequence ATGATCCAACGAACCTGCACCCATATAGTCGCATTATTTGTCGTGCTGCAGCTTACTGCCTGTGCATCGCCTCGAGCTGACCGAAACATCTATGACAGCACCATAACGGATAACGGCATTCCTCAATTCTCAATAAGGGGAGAGCGAAAAGTAGCATGGCTGGAGCGAGGCGATATAGAGGGGTTCCCGGTATTCTATGCCCACGGCAACCCTGGCTCTCGTCTGGAGTTGCTTTTTCTTGATCAAAAAGCACAGCAGTATGGTATTCGCCTCATCGTGATCGACCGCCCCGGGTTGGGCCAGTCCGACTACATTGACAACTATGGCCTGCTGGATTTCGCCAAGGATATTAAGCAGTTGGCAGACGAAAAAGGTATAGACGAGTTTGGTTTGTTAGGCTGGTCGAGTGGAGGTCCCCCAGTGTTGGCGGTTGCTCACCAATACCCCGAAAGAGCGAAATTTGTCATCTCTATATCGGGTTATACCAATTTTGGCGAGTTTGATCAGGCCCAGGAATTAATGAAAGATTACGATTTACGCGGCCCTGAACTATCCGAAGAGCGTCCTAAGTTATTTAAGCAGGCTATTAAGCTGGTTCGCTGGACCGATATGTCTTTACCCAATTTCTATATGAAAATGGCAGAAAAGGAAATGTCGGCCTATGACCGGACAATACTGGAAGACAAACAGGTTGCCGACCTGTTTATGCGCAACCAGCAAGAGGCGCTGCAACAAGGTGTAAAAGGCACCATTCAAGACCTTGAGGTTCAGTGGTCACCCTGGGAATTTAGCCTGAAGGAGATTAACGTTCCGGCCTATGTTTTCCAAGGCCAGAAAGATACCTTCGTGCCCTGGCGATTTGCAGAACATATGGCCACCACGATCCCCAATGCCACGTTATACATTAAACCTGAAGCGGGGCATTTAATCCCGCTAGACCCGATTTTTCAAGATGAGATATTCAGCCTGATGCTGCAATATGTTGATTGA
- a CDS encoding zeta toxin family protein, with product MNSKPVLWVIVGGNGAGKTTFYRHNIAHLKIPFINADLIAAEQHPENPEFFSYQAARQADALREQYIKERRSFCFETVFSHASKVDFLTKAKQAGYEITLVFIHVELAELNKRRVEHRVNHGGHNVPEDKIQSRIPRTIENVKAARYIVDFLYVFDNTSSDIPHRFLLKCEQGHVTQQQSLPEWATYIFNL from the coding sequence CTATGGGTCATCGTAGGAGGTAACGGAGCGGGTAAAACCACTTTTTATCGTCATAACATCGCTCACCTAAAGATCCCCTTTATTAACGCAGACCTGATTGCCGCAGAGCAACACCCTGAGAACCCTGAGTTTTTCTCTTATCAGGCGGCGCGCCAGGCAGACGCATTACGCGAACAGTATATTAAAGAACGCCGTTCATTCTGTTTTGAAACGGTGTTTTCTCACGCCTCAAAAGTAGATTTTTTGACTAAAGCAAAGCAAGCCGGCTATGAAATAACTCTGGTGTTTATTCATGTTGAATTAGCAGAGCTCAATAAACGCCGAGTGGAACACAGGGTTAACCATGGCGGGCATAATGTTCCGGAGGATAAAATTCAGTCTCGAATTCCCCGGACGATAGAAAATGTAAAAGCAGCACGTTACATTGTTGATTTTCTTTATGTATTTGATAACACTAGCTCAGATATTCCACACCGTTTTTTGCTAAAGTGTGAACAAGGCCATGTAACCCAACAGCAATCACTACCCGAGTGGGCTACATACATTTTTAACCTATAG